The DNA region AGACATGCCAATTTATTACACTGCCTTTACACCGTGCTTCAGAAAAGAGGCAGGCTCTTATGGAAAAGACACAAGAGGGCTTATAAGACAGCATCAGTTCAACAAGGTTGAGCTTGTAAAATTCGTAAAGCCCGAGGACTCATACACAGAGCTTGAAACCCTAACAAAAGATGCAGAGGACATTCTTCAAAGATTGGGGCTTCCATACAGGGTTGTCTCACTTTGCACAGGAGACTTAGGCTTCTCGGCATCAAAGACATACGACATCGAGGTATGGCTTCCAGGGCAGGGAAGGTATAGAGAAATATCTTCATGCTCTAATTTCGAGGACTTTCAGGCAAGAAGGGCAAAGATAAGATTTCGGCGTGAGGGCAAAAAAGGCACGGAATTTGTGCATACACTTAATGGTTCGGGTCTTGCAATTGGAAGGACAGTAGTTGCAATATTAGAAAACTACCAGCAAAAGGATGGCTCTGTCATTATACCAGAGGAGCTAAAGCCCTACATGGGGGTAGGTAGGATAGGTTGACAGAATAATCTACTTTTTTTGTGCTTTTTCAAGTCTGCTTAAGACATCCATGTTATATCTGCATTCCCTGCATTCGGGGTTAAGCTCAAGTGCCTTAACGAAATAACTCCTTGCCTCTTTGAATCTTCCTATTTTTCCTAAGACAGTGCCTGCTATGTTATATGCCCTGTAAGGGTCGGGAATGTTTCCGATGGCAGAGTTCATTACTTCGAGGGCTAAAGCGGGTCTCTCAGTTCTTTCGTAAAATTCGGTCAAGGCTACATACAGGCGAAAGCCTTTGGGAGACAGTCCAATGGCTGTCTTATATGCGTCTTCTGCTTCTTTAAGCCTCACTTTTCCCTGCTTGCTCAGGGCATTGCCGAGATTAAGGAAGACATCCGGTATGGGCCTTACATCGAGTATTGCCCTGTATTGTTTTTCAGCCTCTTTGTAGTTTTCCTGCTTTTCATAAATGACGCCCAGATTATTTCTTACAGCCATCATATCAGGCTTTACCTCTAATGTCTTGAGATAGAGCCTTTTTGCCTCGTTCAGGTTCCCTTTCCTAAGCATGACATTGCCTAAATTGTAAGAGCCCTTATAAGAGGTCGGTGTGGTCTTGACCATATTGCTGTAAAGTGCCTCATCGCTTCTCCAGACAGGATTCCTTAGTAGGCTCATCATGGCAAGCACTAAGAGGAAGACAGTGAAGGCAACTGCCTTTATACGCCTTTCAGGCAGGGCAGAGAAAATTCCTCCTATGAAAATCCCTGCACCGATTAATGGAATATAGAGGTATCTTTCAGCCATAAAACTTCCAAACAAAGGCACGATGTTCGTTACAGGAACGAGAAACCCCAAAAACCAAAGCGCAGGAAAGCCTACCCAAGCCCTGTGTTTGTTTTTGAATATGACCCATATGGCAACAAGAAGCACAATTGCCGAAGCTATAACCTTTAGGCTTGTCACTGTGCTTATGTCATATAATGCCTTCTGCTCAAAAGGGATGAATGAGAGCCTTATGTATGAGGC from Nitrospirota bacterium includes:
- a CDS encoding tetratricopeptide repeat protein — translated: MLIGLSVFLSVLVYVQTLSYEFVYDDIPFITEEPGIRDIKNIPGMFLKKEVLDEVRGGYYKPLLHISFAIDYYLWGLNPLGFHLSNIALHAIGVALVFFLSLRLLKGPIAAFVSSIFFGVHPVNTEAVTFLSARNTVLCAIFIVSAFLASMRYKEGRALRWLFISLLLFFFGLLSKEFAVMLPFVMLAGWFLEDKTQRQRFNVYIPYFVVLLIYLVLRSIALKGGTGIDMKIIEAPERIGGMLYAFASYIRLSFIPFEQKALYDISTVTSLKVIASAIVLLVAIWVIFKNKHRAWVGFPALWFLGFLVPVTNIVPLFGSFMAERYLYIPLIGAGIFIGGIFSALPERRIKAVAFTVFLLVLAMMSLLRNPVWRSDEALYSNMVKTTPTSYKGSYNLGNVMLRKGNLNEAKRLYLKTLEVKPDMMAVRNNLGVIYEKQENYKEAEKQYRAILDVRPIPDVFLNLGNALSKQGKVRLKEAEDAYKTAIGLSPKGFRLYVALTEFYERTERPALALEVMNSAIGNIPDPYRAYNIAGTVLGKIGRFKEARSYFVKALELNPECRECRYNMDVLSRLEKAQKK